DNA sequence from the Streptomyces sp. HUAS 15-9 genome:
GGGAGAACCAGCTATCACGGAGTTTGATTGGCCTTTCACCCCTAACCACAGGTCATCCCCCAGGTTTTCAACCCTGGTGGGTTCGGTCCTCCACGAAGTCTTACCTCCGCTTCAACCTGCCCATGGCTAGATCACTCCGCTTCGGGTCTTGAGCGTGCTACTGAAACGCCCTGTTCGGACTCGCTTTCGCTACGGCTTCCCCACACGGGTTAACCTCGCAACACACCGCAAACTCGCAGGCTCATTCTTCAAAAGGCACGCAGTCACGAGATACAGCAAGCTGCATCCGACGCTCCCACGGCTTGTAGGCACACGGTTTCAGGTACTATTTCACTCCCCTCCCGGGGTACTTTTCACCATTCCCTCACGGTACTATCCGCTATCGGTCACCAGGGAATATTTAGGCTTAGCGGGTGGTCCCGCCAGATTCACACGGGATTTCTCGGGCCCCGTGCTACTTGGGTGTCTCTCAAACGAGCCGTACAGATTTCAGCTACGGGGGTCTTACCCTCTACGCCGGACCTTTCGCATGTCCTTCGCCTATCCATACGGTTTCTGACTCGTCCCACGGTAAGCAGACCGTGGAAGAGAGATCCCACAACCCCGCATGCGCAACCCCTGCCGGGTCTCACACGCATACGGTTTGGCCTCATCCGGTTTCGCTCGCCACTACTCCCGGAATCACGGTTGTTTTCTCTTCCTGAGGGTACTGAGATGTTTCACTTCCCCTCGTTCCCTCCACACTGCCTATGTGTTCAGCAGTGGGTGACAGCCCATGACGACTGCCGGGTTTCCCCATTCGGAAACCCCCGGATCAAAGCCTGGTTGACGACTCCCCGGGGACTATCGCGGCCTCCCACGTCCTTCATCGGTTCCTGGTGCCAAGGCATCCACCGTGCGCCCTTAAAAACTTGGCCACAGATGCTCGCGTCCACTGTGCAGTTCTCAAACAACGACCAGCCACCCGTCACACACCAGAACTCTGATGCTTCACCGGGGCTTAAATCCGAGAAGGGCGAGCAGCGCTCGCACCCTCAGACACCCAACAGCGTGCCCGACACCCTCGCCTCCCCATCTCGCGTTCCACGCCGAAGCAGTACTAGCGACCAGAGCAGGTCAAGTGTGCCGAGTAGTCAACGTTCCACCCATGAGCTGACCACCGTCGGACGTTTGCCGACGTAGTGGCTCTGGATCTCTTACGAGATCTAGATGCTCCTTAGAAAGGAGGTGATCCAGCCGCACCTTCCGGTACGGCTACCTTGTTACGACTTCGTCCCAATCGCCAGTCCCACCTTCGACAGCTCCCTCCCACAAGGGGTTGGGCCACCGGCTTCGGGTGTTACCGACTTTCGTGACGTGACGGGCGGTGTGTACAAGGCCCGGGAACGTATTCACCGCAGCAATGCTGATCTGCGATTACTAGCGACTCCGACTTCATGGGGTCGAGTTGCAGACCCCAATCCGAACTGAGACCGGCTTTTTGAGATTCGCTCCACCTCACGGTATCGCAGCTCATTGTACCGGCCATTGTAGCACGTGTGCAGCCCAAGACATAAGGGGCATGATGACTTGACGTCGTCCCCACCTTCCTCCGAGTTGACCCCGGCGGTCTCCTGTGAGTCCCCATCACCCCGAAGGGCATGCTGGCAACACAGAACAAGGGTTGCGCTCGTTGCGGGACTTAACCCAACATCTCACGACACGAGCTGACGACAGCCATGCACCACCTGTACACCGACCACAAGGGGGACCCTGTCTCCAGGGTTTTCCGGTGTATGTCAAGCCTTGGTAAGGTTCTTCGCGTTGCGTCGAATTAAGCCACATGCTCCGCCGCTTGTGCGGGCCCCCGTCAATTCCTTTGAGTTTTAGCCTTGCGGCCGTACTCCCCAGGCGGGGAACTTAATGCGTTAGCTGCGGCACCGACGACGTGGAATGTCGCCAACACCTAGTTCCCACCGTTTACGGCGTGGACTACCAGGGTATCTAATCCTGTTCGCTCCCCACGCTTTCGCTCCTCAGCGTCAGTAATGGCCCAGAGATCCGCCTTCGCCACCGGTGTTCCTCCTGATATCTGCGCATTTCACCGCTACACCAGGAATTCCGATCTCCCCTACCACACTCTAGCTAGCCCGTATCGACTGCAGACCCGAGGTTAAGCCTCGGGCTTTCACAATCGACGTGACAAGCCGCCTACGAGCTCTTTACGCCCAATAATTCCGGACAACGCTTGCGCCCTACGTATTACCGCGGCTGCTGGCACGTAGTTAGCCGGCGCTTCTTCTGCAGGTACCGTCACTTTCGCTTCTTCCCTGCTGAAAGAGGTTTACAACCCGAAGGCCGTCATCCCTCACGCGGCGTCGCTGCATCAGGCTTTCGCCCATTGTGCAATATTCCCCACTGCTGCCTCCCGTAGGAGTCTGGGCCGTGTCTCAGTCCCAGTGTGGCCGGTCGCCCTCTCAGGCCGGCTACCCGTCGTCGCCTTGGTGAGCCATTACCTCACCAACAAGCTGATAGGCCGCGGGCTCATCCTTCACCGCCGGAGCTTTCCACCACCCGACCATGCGGTCAGTGGTTGTATCCGGTATTAGACCCCGTTTCCAGGGCTTGTCCCAGAGTGAAGGGCAGATTGCCCACGTGTTACTCACCCGTTCGCCACTAATCCACCCCGAAGGGCTTCATCGTTCGACTTGCATGTGTTAAGCACGCCGCCAGCGTTCGTCCTGAGCCAGGATCAAACTCTCCGTGAATGTTTACTCGGCCAGTAAATTAATACAGCCGGTTGAACACCACGAGAGCGGTGCGAGAGGAGGAATAGTCCCCTCGCACACAGCGTCCTCGCTGTGTTATTTCAAAGGAACCTCGTCCCAGTCATGACGACCGGAGACGGGGTATCAACATATCTGGCGTTGACTTTTGGCACGCTGTTGAGTTCTCAAGGAACGGACGCTTCCTTTGTACTCACCCTCTCGGGCTTTCCTCCGGGCGCTTCCCTTCGATCTTGCGTTTCCGACTCTATCAGATCTTTTCCGACCCGATTTCCTCGGTGCTTTCCAGGTTCTCGCTCTCGCGATTCCCTTTCCGGCGGCTCCGACTTTATCAGAACTTTCAGGCCGGTCTGACCGGCTGCTCATTTCTGAATAATCGGAGGGGTGCTTCTCGGAATTATGACTCCACAAGAAGCATATAGTTTCAAAGCCACCACCGGGACTGTCTGCGCAGCCCTCTAGGCAACTGTTTGAATCTACCTCCCCGCATGCTCCGTGTCAACGGCTCCTGTGGGGCGAAGAGGAGACTAGCAGCTCAGGACCCGTGCATGCACATCAGGCGGCCGTTGGAACGGCCGAGCTGCGCTCGGTCTCCTCGAGGTCGCCCGTTTCGCCGGCGCGTGCGGCACGGCCGCCCAGGACAAAGACGTATGCGAGGAAAGCCAGCTCAGCGACGACTCCGATGCCGATGCGGGCCCAGGTGGGCAGGCCCGAGGGGGTGACGAAGCCTTCGATGGCACCGGAGACGAAGAGGACCAGGGCCAGGCCGATCGCCATGGCCACGGCGGCCCGGCCCTCCTCGGCGAGAGCGGTGCGACGAGTGCGGGGACCCGGGTCGATCAGGGTCCAGCCGAGGCGCAGTCCCGTACCGGCCGCCACGAACACCGCCGTGAGTTCGAGCAAGCCGTGTGGGAGGACCAGACCCAGGAACGTGTCGAGGCGGCCGGCCGACGACATGAGACCGACGCCGACGCCCAGGTTGAGCATGTTCTCGAAGAGGATCCAGAGCACCGGCAGGCCGAGGAAGACGCCCAGGACCAGGCACATCGCCGCGGCCTGGGCGTTGTTCGTCCACACCTGGGCCGCGAAGGAGGCGGCCGGATGGCTCGAGTAGTACGTCTCGTACTCCCCGCCCGGCCGGGTGAGCTCACGCAATTGGTTCGGGGCCGCTATGGACGACTGCACCTCGGGGTGCGTGCCTATCCACCAGCCCAGGAGAATGGCGATGACGGTGGACACCAGCGCGGTCGGTACCCACCAGTGGCGCGACCGATAGACCGCGGCGGGGAAGCCGTATCCCAAAAAACGTGTGACATCGCGCCAAGAAGCGCGGCGGGTTCCCGTCACGGCGCTGCGCGCGCGTGCCACGAGTTGGCTGAGCCGCCCCGTGAGCTGCGGGTCGGGGGCGGCCGACTGGATCAGGGAAAGATGAGTCGCGGTGCGCTGGTACAGGGCGACGAGTTCGTCGGCCTCCACGCCCGAGAGGCGGCGCCGACGCCGGAGCAGGGCGTCGAGGCGGTCCCACTCGGCTCGGTGGGCGGAGACGAAGACGTCCAGGTCCATCGGGTCTGCCTGCTCCTCGGCTGCTCGTCGACTGCTGATCAGGGCTGTCAGCTTGTCGTACTGGGGCGCGATGCGCCCTCAGCTTGGCAGACTTGCGGTTCTCGGGGCAGACCAGGGGAAGGACGGCGTGCGTGAGTGAGCTGGTGACGGGCGAGGCGGTGGCGCTGGAGTTGCGCCCCGCGAGGCTGCCCAGCAGGGCCCTGGCGATATTGCTCGACCTGGTCGTGGCCATGGTCGCCTATATAGCCGTGTCCTTGGTGCTGGCGGCGTCGACGGCGTCCTTGGACGAGGCGGCCCAGATCGCGCTGTCCATCGCGACCTTCCTGCTGGTGCTGGTGGGCGGGCCCATCGCGGTGGAGACGCTCAGCCATGGTCGGTCGCTGGGGAAGCTGGCGTGCGGACTGCGCGTGGTGCGGGACGACGGCGGGCCCATCCGCTTCCGGCACGCACTGGTGCGGGGCGCCATCGGCGTGGTCGAGATCCTGCTGACCTTCGGAGTCGTCGCCTGCATCGCGTCGCTCGTGTCGGCGCGCGGGCGACGGCTCGGAGATGTGTTCGCGGGCACGCTGGTCGTACGGGAGCGGGTGCCCGTCGGGCAGACCGGCTTCGTTCCTCCGCCGCCGCCCTGGCTGGTGGGGCGCTTTTCGGCGGTCGACCTGTCGGCGGTCCCCGACGGTCTGTGGCTTGCCGTCCGTCAGTACCTGACGCGTATGCGGCAGCTTGATCCGCAGGTCTCCTGGACCATGGCGGAGCGGCTCGCGTCCGACCTTGCGGCTCGCACGGGGACTCCGGCGCCGCAGGGTGTGCCCCCGGCGGCCTATCTGGCGGCGGTGATGAACGAGCGACAGGCACGCGAGGCCCGTCGGACGTTCGGAGGCGGTCCGGCCGCGAGGGTGCCGCTTGCTGGTGGCATGCCGGTCGTGGGCGGCGTGCCGCTCCCGGGTGGGGCACCCGTCCCCGGCGGTACGCCTGTCGCGGGTGCGGCGGCGGCCGTGGGAGGCGCCGCACCTCACGGATACCCGCCCAACGGATTCCCGCCTGCCGCCGGTGTTCCCAGCAGTGATGCCTCTCCCGTCCCTCCGGCTCCTGCCGGCACGGCCTGCGTCCCCGCAGGACCGGCCGCCGGCCGACCGCCCGGCCACCGGGTTCGCACCACCGGCCTAGCTCGCGCCGAGCCGCGGCGGGGACGCGTCCCCGTCAGCCGAACACCGACGGTGGCGACTGCAGGTCCTCCAGCTCGATGCCGGGCGCCGCGAGGACCACGTCGCCCGCGATGTGCACGGTATGCCGCTCACCCGTATCCAGGGCTGTGACCTGGTATTCGTCCACGGTCAGAGGGCCATTGTCAGTGGCGTGTGTTTCGCTGTTCACCAGGGCCCAGGACTGGTCGACGGTGCGCGGGGCGAGGACCGGGTCCGTGAAGGCCACGAGGCGTACGCGGGTCGCGGCGGAGGAAGGGGTGAGGCGCAGGAGACGGGTGGTGGCGACCAGGAACGCGGGGGACGTGCCGGTGAAGGCGTGGGCGCGCACATTGCCTTCGGTGGCTTCGGTGCCGGTGGGGTCGGTTCGGACCCAGGTGACGCCGTCCAGGGCGGCGCCGCGCACCTGCCAGCCTCCCGCGTGGAGTTCGAGGCGGATGGGGCGGCCGAGGTCGTCGAGTGTGAGGTCGACGGAGCCGCTGTGGTCACCCGACGGGGTGGTCAGCCGGGACACGTAGCGCCAGCCGGAGGGGCCGGGCGCGCATTGGAAGTGTTCTTCCGCGAGGGGGGTGTGATCGTGCGGATCGTGAAGCGAATATCGGCCGCGGGGCATGGGGGTCCTGGGTCTTGACGGGCTGGTGGTCCGGTCACCTCGACGGGCCGCTCCGGTCGGTGTGACGGCCGGCCGGCCAAAGGGGCAGGCCCCCGGCACGGGGGTGCGGGGGCCTGCCTCGAAGGACCTGCCGCCGAGAGAAGCGCGTCAGTGCACGGACGGGCTCCTCCGGCGAGCGGGACTGCCGACTCAGTAGCGGTAGTGGTCCGACTTGTACGGGCCGTCGACTTCCACGCCGATGTACGCGGCCTGCTCCGGGCGCAGCACGGTGAGTTTGACGCCGAGGGCGTCGAGGTGGAGGCGGGCGACCTTCTCGTCGAGGTGCTTGGGCAGCGTGTAGACGCCGGTCGGGTACTCGGACTGCTTGGTGAACAGCTCGATCTGGGCCAGGGTCTGGTCCGCGAAGGAGTTGGACATCACGAACGAGGGGTGGCCGGTGGCGTTGCCCAGGTTGAGCAGCCGGCCCTCGGACAGCACGATGATGACCTTGCCGTCGGGGAAGGTCCAGGTGTGGACCTGCGGCTTGACCTCGTCCTTGACGATGCCCGGGACCCTGGCCAGGCCGGCCATGTCGATCTCGTTGTCGAAGTGACCGATGTTCCCGACGATGGCCTGGTGCTTCATCTGGGCCATGTCGGAGGCCATGATGATGTCCTTGTTGCCGGTCGTGGTGACGAAGATGTCGGCCTTGTCGACGACCTCGTCCAGGGTGGTGACCTGGTAGCCGTCCATCGCCGCCTGCAGCGCGCAGATCGGGTCGATCTCCGTGATGATCACCCGGGCGCCCTGGCCGCGCAGCGACTCCGCGCAGCCCTTGCCCACGTCGCCGTACCCGCACACGACCGCCGTCTTGCCGCCGATCAGGGTGTCGGTGGCGCGGTTGATGCCGTCGACCAGGGAGTGCCGGCAGCCGTACTTGTTGTCGAACTTCGACTTCGTCACCGCGTCGTTGACGTTGATCGCCGGGAACAGCAGGACACCGTCGCGCTGCATCTCGTACAGGCGGTGCACACCCGTCGTGGTCTCCTCCGTCACCCCACGGATCTCGGAGGACAGCTGGGTCCACTTCTGGGAGTTCTCGCCCAGGGTGCGGTGGAGCAGCTGGAGGATGACACGGTGCTCGTCGGACTCGGCGGTCTCCAGGGCGGGGACCTTGCCGTCCTTCTCGTACTCGACGCCCTTGTGGACGAGGAGGGTGGCGTCACCGCCGTCGTCCAGGATCATGTTCGGGCCGCCGGTGGGGCTGTCCGGCCAGGTCAGCGCCTGCTCCGTGCACCACCAGTACTCCTCCAAGGTCTCGCCCTTCCAGGCGAAGACCGGGACGCCCTGGGGGTTGTCGGGCGTGCCGTTCGGGCCGACGGCGATGGCGGCCGCGGCGTGGTCCTGGGTGGAGAAGATGTTGCAGGAGGCCCAGCGGACCCGCGCGCCCAGGGCGACCAGGGTCTCGATGAGCACGGCTGTCTGCACGGTCATGTGCAGGGAGCCGGTGACACGGGCGCCGGCGAGGGGCTGGGCCTCGGCGTACTCCTTGCGAATCGCCATCAGGCCCGGCATCTCGTGCTCGGCGAGGGTGATCTCCTTGCGGCCGAACTCGGCCAGGGAGAGGTCGGCGACCTTGAAGTCCTGTCGGTTCTCGACAGTCGTCATTGCGAGCTGCTCCTCGGGGTTGGGTCGAGGTGGTTACGGCTGGTCTGCGCGACGGCGGACACAAGGGTGCCCGAAAGGAGGACACAGGCATGCCCACGTGCGCGCAGCGCAGTCCGTCGGAGGCCCTCTCTCCCTCGGTCGGTCCGCTGTGGGACCGCCCGACCGCCATCAGCAGCGACGTCTGGCTCCGTCCCAAGCTACACCGGAGGGCCCCGACGTCCCCAGTCCGCCTTCGAACACATCGCGCCGATCACGGGATGTGATCGGCGGCCCCCGCGGCCTGCCGTGTTCGCAGGGCCCGCTATCCTCCCGGCCGCGGATGGGCCGCACGGGAAGGATGCGATGGCAGGCAAGGGGCGGGGACTTGGGGTCGCGGCGCTCGTGGTGGGGGTGCTGGGAGTGGTGTTGGCCGTGGGCACCTACGCGTACGGAAAGAAGATGTTCGGGGTGTCCACCGTGTCCGGCGAGAGCATGTCGCCGACCTACACACCGGGTGACCGGATCGTCTGGGAGCGTGTCGGCGGGAGCGAGGTACGGCGCGGTGACGTTGTCGCGTTCTCGGCGCCGGAGCGCTATGGGCCCGGCGTGGTCGTGGTGGAGCGGGTCATCGGGGTGGGCGGCGACCGCGTGGTGTGCTGCACGACCGTGGGGTCGCAGGTGCGGGTCACCGTGAACGGGAGGCCCGTCGAGGAGCCGTACGTGGACCAAGGCGACGCCGACGGGATGCATGTGCCGTACGACGTGAAGGTTCCCGACGGGCGGCTGTTCCTGCTGGGGGACCACCGGGCGGCCGCTAGGGACTCGCGCGCCTTCGCCTCGGATCACGGCGGGACGATCCCGGTGGACGCGGTGCGGGGCCGGGTGACGGACGACCGTACGGGCCCCGTTCTGTTCGGTACGGCCTTGCTCTTCGGGGGTGTCCTGGTCCTGATCGGCGTCGGGCTGGGGATCGGGGCCTGGGCGGTACGGCGCAGGGCGCGGAGGCTGGTGCCACCGCGCCCGCCGTGGCCGGTGCAGCAGGTCTGACGACTGCGCGACGAACTCAGTGACCGGCCGCGTGCGGTGTCGGGCCGCCCGGGGTCGCCTCCGGGTCCGGGCCCTTGGCCGCCTCGGCCTGGCTGTAGATGTCGGGCTCGAGGTAGATCACGCGGGCGATCGGCACGGCCGCGCGGATACGGGCCTCGGCGGCGTCGATCGCGCCCGCGACCTCGGCGGCCGTGTCGTCGTGCCGGACGGCGACCTTGGCGGCGATCAGCAGCTCCTCGGGGCCGAGGTGGAGCGTGCGCATGTGGATGATGCCGGTGACCGTGTCGCCGTCGACCATCGCGGACTCGATCTGCTTGACCACGTCGAGACCCGCGGCCTCGCCGAGCAGCAGGGACTTGGTCTCGGCGGCCAGGACGAGGGCGATCAGGACGAGCAGGACGCCGATGCAGACGGTGCCGATGCCGTCCCAGACGCCGTCGCCGGTGATCAGCGCCAGGCCGACACCGCCGAGGGCGAGGACCAGGCCGATCAGCGCGCCGAAGTCCTCCAGGAGGACGACCGGCAGCTCGGGGGCCTTGGCGCGGCGGATGAACTGCGACCAGGAGAGCCTGCCGCGCAGCTCGTTGGACTCCTTGATGGCCGTGCGGAAGGAGAAGCCCTCGGCGATGATCGCGAAGACGAGGACGCCCACCGGCCAGTACCAGTGCTCGACCTCGTGCGGGTGGGTGATCTTCTCGTAGCCCTCGTAGATGGCGAACATGCCGCCGACGGAGAAGAGAACGATCGAGACCAGGAAGGCGTAGATGTAGCGTTCGCGGCCGTAGCCGAAGGGGTGCTGGGGGGTCGCCTCGCGCTGGGCCTTCTTGCCGCCGATGAGCAGCAGGAACTGGTTGCCGGAGTCGGCCATCGAGTGCACGCCCTCGGCGAGCATCGACGACGAACCGCTGAACGCGAACGCCACGAACTTCGATGCCGCGATCGCGAGGTTGGCGCCGAGTGCCGCCACGATCGCTTTGGTGCCGCCTGACGCGCTCATGTGTCCGCGTTGTCCCTTCGCCTTCGTCCGTCTGCGCCGGCCAGGGCCCTGCCCTTCGCCTTTGCCCGTCCTTTGCCGGTGGGCCATTGTTGCAGCCCCGCCCACCGGCAGCGCGTCAGGTATCCACAGGCGCGATCAGACAATCACAGTGGCACGGAAGACGGTGCCCGCCCCGGACGCTTCGGCCTCCTCGCCCGCCGCCACGAAGACCGACTGGCCCGGGCCCAGTTCGTGCTCGCCCACCCGTACGGCACCGGCCGTGCAGAGCAGGATCTGCGGGGTCGGGAGGGTGAGGTCGTGGGCGGTGCCGGCCTCGGGGAGGACGTAGCGGGACAGCCGGAACTCGTCGATGGGGGTCTCGTAGACCTCCTCGCCGTCGGGGGCCGCCTCCGGGCGCAGGACGCCGGCGTCGCGCGGCTCGAAGCGGACGACGCGCAGGAGCTCGGGGACGTCGACGTGCTTGGGGGTCAGGCCGCAGCGCAGGACGTTGTCGGAGTTGGCCATGATCTCGACGCCGAGGCCGCTCAGGTAGGCGTGCGGGATGCCGGCGCCGAGGAAGAGGGCCTCGCCGGGCTGGAGCCGGACATGGTTGAGCAGCATCGCGGCGATGACGCCCGGGTCGCCCGGGTAGTGGTGGGCGAGGTCGGCGTAGGGCGCGTGGTCGCCGCCGAGGCGGGAGCAGGCGGCCGTGGTCTCGTCGACCGTGTGGGCCATCTCCGCGGGGTCGGCGGTGAGGATCGCGGTGAGCACCTCGCGCAGCGCCGCCTCCTCGGGGTGGGCGTGCAGCAGGTCGACGTACGGCTTGAGGGAGTCGACGCCGAGGCCGTCGAGCAGCTCGGCTGCGCGCAGCGGGTCGCGGAAACCGCACAGGCCGTCGAACTCGGTGAGCGCGCAGATCAGTTCGGGCTTGTGGTTGGCGTCCTTGTAGTTGCGGTGCGGGGCGTCCACCGGGACGCCCCGGCGCTCCTCGTCGGCGTACCCCTCCTTGGCCTGCTCCAGGTTCGGGTGCACCTGGAGGGAGAGCGGGGCCCCGGCCGCGAGGATCTTCAGCAGGAAGGGCAGGCGCGGGCCGAACTTCGCGACCGCGCGCGGGCCGAGCTCGTTCTCCGGGTTGGCGTCGATGACCTCGACGAGCGTGCCGCGCGCGGTGCGCGAGGGTGCGCCCGGGTGCGCGCCCATCCACATCTCCGCCTGCGGTTCGCCGGTCGGCTCCACGCCGAGCAGCTTCGGGATGGCGGTGGTGGAACCCCAGGCGTAGGGGCGGACGGTGTTGTCGAGGCGGTCCATCAACGTCTCTGTTTCTTCTCTGCTCAGGGGTCGTCGCCGCTCGGTCGTCGACGCGGCCCGGTCGTCGTCGCGCGTACGGCGGGTCAGGGCTTCGGGGTCAAGATCAGGCCCTTGAAGCGAGCGCCAGGTAAACGGCGGCGAAATCCGTGACGGCGATCAGTTCCGCGAGGGCCTCGATTTCGTCACCCGGCTCCGGTTCCAGCTCACTGATCGGCGTGTCATGGCTGAGCGCCAGGTCACGGGCGGCCGGAGCGGCGGTGAGGCCGCCGATCGGGCGGTCGCGGAGCAGCACCACGCGCGCGTGCAGCGCGGGGGTCTCCTCCACCCGGTCCCGGAAGAAGTCGTCGGGGTCGGCGCTGGCGGCCAGTGGTCCGGCGAGCAGGGCGCTGTGCGCGGCGAGTGCCTCGGGGAGTTCCTCGACCAGGGCGGGGCGTCCGGCGAGTTCGGCGAGCGCGGCGGAGAAACGGCGGCCCGCCGGACCGGCCGAGTTGCCCTCCGTCCAGATCACCGGGAGCGCGTCGGCGAGTTCGGCGGCAAGGGTCTTGGCGGGGTTGCTGTAGGTGGCGATGGCCGGGCCGCAGCGCTCGGCGATCTGGTCGAGCCGGTCGGCGACGTGTTCCAGGGCCTCTGGCGGGGCGCTGAGCAGGCCGATGCGGTCGAGGAGGGCGAGCAGCGGGGTGAGCAGGGCCCACAGGACGCCAGGGGAGGACGCGGCGAGGGGTTCGTCGTGGTCGTACGGTGCTGTGGCCATCGGGAAGAACATGCCGTGCGCGCCGGTGACCGCCTCGTGGAGGGGGGTGTGCCCAGGGGCGACGGCGGCGACCGAGCAGCCGCGGCGGTAGGCCTGCTCGGCGAGCAGCGAGAGGCTGGGTTCGGTGCCGTCCGGGGTCGCAATCAGCAGCAGGTCGACGGAGCCGGCCCAGCCGGGGAGCTCCCAGCGCAGGGCGCCGGCCGCGGGGGCGACGCCGGTGGGGGCCAGACGGGTGACGGGGCTGCCCGCGCCGGCGAGTGTGCCGAGGAGGTCGGCCGCATGGGTGGCGGCGGCGCCGGGGCCGGCGATCAGGACGGCGCGGGGGCGGCCGTCCGGCTTGAGGTCGTTGATGCCCGCCTCGACGGCGTGCCGGGCCGCGGTGCGGACGCGGGCGCCTGCCTCCGCGGCACCGCGCAGAAGGCCTCGTTGGTCGGCCTCGGCGAGGCCCTCCGGGGTGTCGAGCAGCGATTCGTCGAGCATGGGCGGCAGCCTCCGGTCGCCGGGGTCCTGAGAGGGGCGGCTCGTCTGTATGAGGGGCGCGTGCGCGGGTGTCTGCGCGCGGGGCCCGGCTGTGGGCGGTGGCGGGGCCCGTGGCTACGGCGGGCCCCCGGCGTCACGCCGGGCGGCGGGCCTCGTCCACCAGGAGGACGGGGATCCCGTCACGGACGGGGTACGCCAGGCCGCAGTCCTGACCGGTGCAGATCAGCTCGGTGTCCTGCTCCCGCAGTGGGGCGTGACAGGCCGGGCAGGCGAGGATCTCCAGGAGGCCGGCTTCGAGCGGCATGGGGTGTCCCTTCGGGCAGGTGCGAATGTGCACTGATGTGCCTGGTCAGGGTACCGCCGTGAGGCGCCGGGCGGAGTGGGTTGGATTCACCAACCCACTTCCCCGGCCCGTACGGCGGGAAGATCGCCGAGGTCAGCCCCGGATGATCGCCAGCGCC
Encoded proteins:
- a CDS encoding Trm112 family protein, which encodes MPLEAGLLEILACPACHAPLREQDTELICTGQDCGLAYPVRDGIPVLLVDEARRPA
- a CDS encoding SIS domain-containing protein, with translation MLDESLLDTPEGLAEADQRGLLRGAAEAGARVRTAARHAVEAGINDLKPDGRPRAVLIAGPGAAATHAADLLGTLAGAGSPVTRLAPTGVAPAAGALRWELPGWAGSVDLLLIATPDGTEPSLSLLAEQAYRRGCSVAAVAPGHTPLHEAVTGAHGMFFPMATAPYDHDEPLAASSPGVLWALLTPLLALLDRIGLLSAPPEALEHVADRLDQIAERCGPAIATYSNPAKTLAAELADALPVIWTEGNSAGPAGRRFSAALAELAGRPALVEELPEALAAHSALLAGPLAASADPDDFFRDRVEETPALHARVVLLRDRPIGGLTAAPAARDLALSHDTPISELEPEPGDEIEALAELIAVTDFAAVYLALASRA
- the ahcY gene encoding adenosylhomocysteinase, with amino-acid sequence MTTVENRQDFKVADLSLAEFGRKEITLAEHEMPGLMAIRKEYAEAQPLAGARVTGSLHMTVQTAVLIETLVALGARVRWASCNIFSTQDHAAAAIAVGPNGTPDNPQGVPVFAWKGETLEEYWWCTEQALTWPDSPTGGPNMILDDGGDATLLVHKGVEYEKDGKVPALETAESDEHRVILQLLHRTLGENSQKWTQLSSEIRGVTEETTTGVHRLYEMQRDGVLLFPAINVNDAVTKSKFDNKYGCRHSLVDGINRATDTLIGGKTAVVCGYGDVGKGCAESLRGQGARVIITEIDPICALQAAMDGYQVTTLDEVVDKADIFVTTTGNKDIIMASDMAQMKHQAIVGNIGHFDNEIDMAGLARVPGIVKDEVKPQVHTWTFPDGKVIIVLSEGRLLNLGNATGHPSFVMSNSFADQTLAQIELFTKQSEYPTGVYTLPKHLDEKVARLHLDALGVKLTVLRPEQAAYIGVEVDGPYKSDHYRY
- the manA gene encoding mannose-6-phosphate isomerase, class I; the encoded protein is MDRLDNTVRPYAWGSTTAIPKLLGVEPTGEPQAEMWMGAHPGAPSRTARGTLVEVIDANPENELGPRAVAKFGPRLPFLLKILAAGAPLSLQVHPNLEQAKEGYADEERRGVPVDAPHRNYKDANHKPELICALTEFDGLCGFRDPLRAAELLDGLGVDSLKPYVDLLHAHPEEAALREVLTAILTADPAEMAHTVDETTAACSRLGGDHAPYADLAHHYPGDPGVIAAMLLNHVRLQPGEALFLGAGIPHAYLSGLGVEIMANSDNVLRCGLTPKHVDVPELLRVVRFEPRDAGVLRPEAAPDGEEVYETPIDEFRLSRYVLPEAGTAHDLTLPTPQILLCTAGAVRVGEHELGPGQSVFVAAGEEAEASGAGTVFRATVIV
- the lepB gene encoding signal peptidase I, with translation MAGKGRGLGVAALVVGVLGVVLAVGTYAYGKKMFGVSTVSGESMSPTYTPGDRIVWERVGGSEVRRGDVVAFSAPERYGPGVVVVERVIGVGGDRVVCCTTVGSQVRVTVNGRPVEEPYVDQGDADGMHVPYDVKVPDGRLFLLGDHRAAARDSRAFASDHGGTIPVDAVRGRVTDDRTGPVLFGTALLFGGVLVLIGVGLGIGAWAVRRRARRLVPPRPPWPVQQV
- a CDS encoding stage II sporulation protein M, whose product is MDLDVFVSAHRAEWDRLDALLRRRRRLSGVEADELVALYQRTATHLSLIQSAAPDPQLTGRLSQLVARARSAVTGTRRASWRDVTRFLGYGFPAAVYRSRHWWVPTALVSTVIAILLGWWIGTHPEVQSSIAAPNQLRELTRPGGEYETYYSSHPAASFAAQVWTNNAQAAAMCLVLGVFLGLPVLWILFENMLNLGVGVGLMSSAGRLDTFLGLVLPHGLLELTAVFVAAGTGLRLGWTLIDPGPRTRRTALAEEGRAAVAMAIGLALVLFVSGAIEGFVTPSGLPTWARIGIGVVAELAFLAYVFVLGGRAARAGETGDLEETERSSAVPTAA
- a CDS encoding cation diffusion facilitator family transporter, with the protein product MSASGGTKAIVAALGANLAIAASKFVAFAFSGSSSMLAEGVHSMADSGNQFLLLIGGKKAQREATPQHPFGYGRERYIYAFLVSIVLFSVGGMFAIYEGYEKITHPHEVEHWYWPVGVLVFAIIAEGFSFRTAIKESNELRGRLSWSQFIRRAKAPELPVVLLEDFGALIGLVLALGGVGLALITGDGVWDGIGTVCIGVLLVLIALVLAAETKSLLLGEAAGLDVVKQIESAMVDGDTVTGIIHMRTLHLGPEELLIAAKVAVRHDDTAAEVAGAIDAAEARIRAAVPIARVIYLEPDIYSQAEAAKGPDPEATPGGPTPHAAGH